The DNA window CTCGGGCTTCCTGAGACCAAGCCGCCACCCCGCTGGGTGCCCAGTTTCATAGTGTAGGAGATAAGCTTCAAAAGCGAGTGCTCTCTTACGGTATCGTTAAAATCCCGAGGTAGAACTTTAGAaagagggggtgggaaggaatgACAGTGTTAGTGCCTTGCCTTCTCTGAAACAACAAGTTCCTCGTtaaccttaaattttattttggccCACAGCTTGAGCCCGCTAGGAATGGCAGCCCCCTCTATGAAAGAAAGGCAGGCTTGCTGGGGAGCCCGGGATGAGTACTGGAAGTGTTTAGATGAGAACACAGAGGACGCTTCTCAGTGCAAGAAGTTAAGAAGCTCTTTTGAATCCAGTTGTCCCCAGCAGTGGGTAAGGCATACTCGATGGGTTTCTGTTGGCTGTTAAAATGCATAGAGCTTACAGTGTGTGTGGCAGGCTCTGAGATGAAGCGCCGTCTGAGGCAAGTCAAATCTAGTTTGTGTGAGCATTAGAGAAACCCCTGCCTGGTAATCCAGACTTGTTTTATGTTCTTATGTCAGGCAGACATGGGAAAGGTCACCTGACACTTTAAAGATCACTGAAAACAAACCTATAAACCGTAACCAAAAATTCCAACCCACTAAGTTGGTAGATTTCTCCAGGATCTTAAGAACAATATTTAATCTTGGGGAAGAGTTGGCAAATTCACTGGCCTAGAACTACTATCAGAAATAAGGCATTCCTTGTTGCCCACCCAAAATCATATGGTCATTTACCTAAAATATGAGAATGGCTGAGGAAGTCCCGATGATGGGTTCTGTCACCAGCTGCCCGGAATGCCTGACCGTTTTCCTGCTGTGTGCTGCCTGTCCTTGTGCTGCCAGTCCTTAGTGTGGGAGTGGGCTGGAAAAGGGCACTAACATTGAGCTCAGTAAATTGTCCTAAGTGCTTGACGCTCCTTTATCAGTATCCTCTCAGATGGGTGGTTTGCTCTGTTTCGGGAGGAGGCATCTGAAGGTCAAGGCATTGAAATAACTTGCTCAGTATTGGTAAGTGGCAGAACTAATTCTAAGTCAGGCCCAGCTGGCGGATGTAAGAGTTGTACCTGAATCTGCCTGTGCTTTTCCACTCCATCGTGCTGTGACAAAGCATACCACACAGGTGAGAGAACAGCTCATCTGAGGACATGGTTTAGGGTCTTCCCTGTCACACCCCACATTTTTAGATGAGGAGCCGGACGTGTGCAGGAGCCCACTAGAAGGGTGGGGGTCATActggagggctgggctgggagtgAATGCAGTTAGGAGAATACGCGTTAGATGAACTCACCTGTAAAACCAGCATAATGCAACCTATCTCATGGGATTCCTATGAAGACTCGATGTCTAACTTGACATAAATAGAAACATGATCAGTGCGGGGTTTTGTGACTGGATTGAGTAACGATTTAGGCAAAAAGTGttatacatccctggttttcccATTAGGATTGCTGCACCAAGAACAACTCCTGATTTTAAGAAGTAGGTGGAGAATGTGGGAGCTTGGGCTGAGGCAGACCTGAGTCCTTGAGGGCCCTGATATCTTTACTGCCTGTGCTGTCCCCTTCTCACTGGGCTCGCTGGCCCTGTGGTCACTGAGGGCAGGGTGGAGCTGAGAACAGGACAGGAGCTCTGGGGGCCGGGGCCTTGGTGGGTTctcctctcaccccacccccacgttTTCTCAGGAGAATTTTGTCCCTGTGAGACATGTCTTTTGACAGCCTTGCCATGATTCCTCTCAGGTGACGCATCATAATCAGATGGAGACTTTTTAAAGAGCCATGTCCCAGACCTCACCTCAGGTTTACTAAATGTCTCACAGTAGGACCCGGCTCTGGCTCTACAGGTGATTCCGGTAACCATGGCTGGGAATCCCTGTCTTAGCTCCTTTGGAAAGTCAcacttctttcctgtttttatcctctctcacacacacacacttctttcctgtttttatcctctctctctacctctcctcgGAAACCCACGGCTTTCTCTCCAGCCTGGTGATTGGcagaccctccccctccccttctttcaGGGCAGCTTCTGTTCTCTGCATCATGAAGGGTTGTCTACAGCCAGCCCTGTTGCTGCTTTATtctgtcccttctcctcccaTTCCACACTGGCTGAGTGCCGTGCCCCAGGGGCCAGCCCGCTCTCCAGGCTGCTGCGTCCTGCTCATAGCTCATTTACGGACTATGTGCTCCGAGCACTTCACATGTGCCCTCCACTGTTCTCAAAGAACTGTCACCTAGTTTTGCAGACAAGGACATGGGCACATTGAAATGAAGTCACCTGTAAGTGCAGAGCCTGGATTTGAGCTTGGGAGTAAGTCTGGACCCCatgcttttcccttttccctatCCTCCTTCCTTTGCCTGTGGTGCAAGAAAAGGATCCATGAAAATAGCCTGCACAAGCCTCATGGTGTTCTAGAAACTTAGTCATAACTGTAGTCTACTTAAATATAAAAGCCCTATCTCCTTGGGTGCGTGTATGATTCCGCCCCCAGCTTTCCTCCTGCTCGGCTAGCAGCGACGCCTGTTAGAGAGCTTCCCTGTGCAGCTGGTAATGCCGGCGCTCTTCTGTGCTGTTCGCTCTCCCAAGG is part of the Ursus arctos isolate Adak ecotype North America unplaced genomic scaffold, UrsArc2.0 scaffold_7, whole genome shotgun sequence genome and encodes:
- the LOC113259016 gene encoding cytochrome c oxidase assembly factor 6 homolog; the encoded protein is MAAPSMKERQACWGARDEYWKCLDENTEDASQCKKLRSSFESSCPQQWIKYFDKRRDYLKFKEKFEAGQFQPSKTTAKS